One window of Paenibacillus albicereus genomic DNA carries:
- a CDS encoding TIGR04086 family membrane protein yields the protein MNPIKTVPKVRLGSPMMAGLVFAALWLALGALLMSLLLYAGGLHESSLPAWSLGVHGAAALCGGFTSGKRSGAKGWYHGGLLGLGYGLLVLLVSFLAADAGIGARTGILFLIVALAGAFGGMVGVNLRK from the coding sequence ATGAATCCAATCAAGACCGTACCTAAAGTAAGGCTCGGCTCGCCGATGATGGCCGGACTTGTCTTCGCCGCATTATGGCTCGCGCTCGGCGCGCTGCTGATGTCGCTGCTCCTGTACGCGGGCGGCCTGCACGAATCGTCGCTGCCCGCCTGGTCGCTCGGGGTCCATGGCGCGGCCGCGCTGTGCGGAGGCTTCACCTCGGGCAAGCGAAGCGGCGCGAAGGGCTGGTATCACGGGGGCTTGCTCGGGCTTGGCTACGGGCTGCTCGTGCTGCTCGTCAGCTTTTTGGCGGCGGATGCCGGCATCGGGGCGCGAACGGGCATCCTCTTCCTGATCGTCGCCCTGGCCGGAGCTTTCGGAGGCATGGTCGGCGTCAATTTGCGCAAATAA
- a CDS encoding phosphatase PAP2 family protein — MAIFHSMNQVTLYTILTSALLIGFGTGRNPLRAAWVFVRNLATRPRYLLLFGSLLGILFLNKFELTLEKAMKPQPDFTPYIFALEGRFVENFQQLFHAEWLTPFLAFFYIVVFQSVLVASLGIYMFQDRTGRQFTATCYAVMINYLVAIPFYLFLPVKEVWAFDPNVHFYMLESFPTFEMMYRGLSGLDNCFPSLHTSISVTMALLAARSGNRRWAWFAGINAAIIIFTIFYMGIHWLTDMLGGLGLAAFSVALAYRLADLSSLRKPLPTVQG; from the coding sequence TTGGCTATCTTTCATTCCATGAATCAAGTGACCTTATATACGATCCTGACATCCGCTCTGCTCATCGGGTTCGGGACGGGGCGCAACCCGCTTCGGGCCGCCTGGGTATTCGTCCGCAATCTGGCGACCCGTCCGCGCTACCTGCTGCTGTTCGGCTCGCTGCTCGGCATCCTGTTCCTCAACAAGTTCGAGCTCACGCTCGAAAAGGCGATGAAGCCGCAGCCGGACTTCACGCCGTACATCTTCGCCCTCGAGGGCCGCTTCGTCGAGAACTTCCAGCAGCTGTTCCATGCCGAGTGGCTGACGCCGTTCCTGGCCTTTTTCTACATCGTCGTGTTCCAGAGCGTGCTCGTCGCCTCGCTCGGCATCTACATGTTCCAGGACCGCACGGGCAGACAGTTCACGGCGACCTGTTATGCCGTGATGATCAATTATCTCGTCGCCATTCCGTTCTATCTGTTCCTTCCGGTCAAGGAAGTATGGGCCTTCGACCCGAACGTGCATTTTTACATGCTCGAGTCGTTCCCCACGTTCGAAATGATGTACCGAGGCCTCTCGGGCCTCGACAACTGCTTCCCGAGCCTGCACACGTCCATATCCGTCACGATGGCGCTGCTCGCCGCCCGGTCGGGCAACCGGCGCTGGGCTTGGTTCGCCGGCATCAATGCCGCCATCATTATTTTCACCATTTTCTACATGGGCATCCATTGGCTCACCGACATGCTCGGAGGCTTGGGCCTGGCGGCCTTCTCCGTCGCCCTCGCCTATCGTCTGGCCGACTTGAGCTCGCTTCGCAAGCCGCTGCCGACCGTGCAGGGCTGA